The following proteins are co-located in the Spirosoma montaniterrae genome:
- a CDS encoding DUF4190 domain-containing protein: MYTLYRSASAWSFVYLLFLVSLAGCSRAPQAYFQPTARTVYERPASATPQRVETAPTPDLTASLAEVPPTAPRSVYDVETALPAAKPAIPTTVRRPNALSSLKRMMPRKPAAPGCDQIVLRNGDVIDAKVKEVGVNEIRYKKCDRQDGPDYTISKRDVLSIKYSNGEVERFNSSPTQSSSSSSGGRNQSYNSPTNPQNDGPRTDPFAIVALAAGGLAIFTSLGAFLLGAAAIVFGALSLQRIKRQPERFKGRGMAIGGMVAGIVAAGIILLALLGVI; this comes from the coding sequence ATGTACACACTCTATCGAAGCGCGTCGGCCTGGTCCTTCGTTTACTTGCTTTTTCTTGTTAGTCTGGCAGGCTGTAGCCGCGCCCCGCAAGCGTATTTTCAACCCACCGCCCGAACGGTTTATGAACGCCCCGCTTCAGCAACCCCTCAGCGCGTTGAAACGGCTCCAACGCCCGACCTGACAGCCTCGCTGGCCGAAGTACCCCCCACTGCTCCCCGCTCCGTTTACGATGTCGAAACGGCTCTGCCCGCTGCCAAACCGGCCATTCCAACAACGGTCAGGCGGCCCAATGCGCTCAGTTCCCTGAAACGGATGATGCCCCGAAAGCCAGCCGCGCCCGGCTGCGATCAGATCGTGCTGCGAAACGGCGACGTCATCGACGCCAAAGTGAAAGAGGTGGGTGTCAACGAAATCCGCTACAAAAAATGCGACCGGCAGGACGGCCCCGACTACACGATCTCGAAACGCGACGTGCTGAGCATCAAATACTCGAATGGCGAAGTGGAGCGGTTCAACAGCAGCCCGACCCAGAGTAGTTCGAGTAGTTCGGGCGGACGCAACCAGTCGTACAACAGCCCAACAAATCCGCAGAACGACGGCCCCCGCACCGACCCATTCGCGATTGTGGCGTTGGCCGCTGGTGGTTTAGCCATTTTTACCAGTTTAGGTGCTTTCCTGTTGGGCGCAGCGGCCATCGTGTTTGGTGCGTTAAGTCTTCAGCGCATCAAGCGGCAACCTGAACGCTTCAAAGGCCGGGGTATGGCTATCGGCGGTATGGTGGCGGGTATTGTGGCGGCTGGTATTATCCTGCTTGCTCTTCTGGGGGTTATTTGA